A genomic window from Flavobacterium johnsoniae includes:
- a CDS encoding helix-turn-helix domain-containing protein: protein MDIEKDYIKLIFGLKLKQVRTQKNLSLFGLAKLTNLSKSYLNEIEKGKKYPKTDKILLLCEHLDVTYDQMVSLKLDNNLAPIGEILKSGILKEIPLELFGIQEADLIDIIANAPAKVNAFISTIFEIAQHYNLSRESFFLASLRSYQEAHSNYFEDLEEKAIAFSKSFQINLDSKISVEELEAILKEEYEYIIKEIAFTDQEALGDLRSIYVPKSKTLLLSTELDDPQKAFILAKEIAYNYLKISDRLLTFSWIKFDNFDQVLNNFYASYFAGALILPRKLVVDKINSFLENENPKPEEFVQLIESFEVSPESFYQRLTNLLPKDFQLKNLFFLRLSHKIGSDFYQINKELHITHQQEPHANETNEHYCRRWVSVKTIDEAIKQNKSHFFDAQISSYANSGNEYLVFSSATKDPFLQDTIRSISVGILINPTMKKKFKFIEGKPLVKRIVGVTCETCAVQDCLERAAPPIVLERKKRHENTDLVVQQFINQYS from the coding sequence ATGGATATCGAAAAAGACTATATAAAGCTGATCTTCGGACTAAAATTGAAGCAAGTCAGAACACAAAAAAATCTTTCGCTTTTTGGCTTAGCCAAATTGACTAATCTTTCAAAATCGTATTTAAACGAGATTGAAAAGGGAAAAAAATATCCAAAAACAGATAAAATTTTGCTTCTCTGTGAACATTTGGACGTGACTTACGACCAAATGGTGTCTTTAAAACTTGATAATAACCTCGCTCCGATTGGCGAAATTTTAAAATCAGGCATTTTAAAAGAGATTCCGCTAGAGCTTTTCGGAATTCAGGAAGCTGATTTAATTGATATTATTGCGAATGCTCCAGCAAAAGTTAATGCGTTTATCAGCACGATTTTCGAAATCGCCCAGCATTATAATTTAAGTCGCGAAAGTTTCTTTTTAGCTTCTCTGCGTTCATATCAGGAAGCGCACAGCAATTATTTTGAAGATTTAGAAGAAAAAGCCATTGCGTTTTCGAAGTCTTTTCAGATTAATCTCGATTCCAAAATCAGCGTTGAAGAATTGGAAGCTATTTTAAAAGAAGAATACGAGTATATTATTAAAGAAATTGCTTTTACCGATCAGGAAGCATTGGGAGATTTACGTTCGATTTACGTTCCGAAAAGCAAAACTTTATTACTTTCTACCGAATTAGATGATCCGCAGAAAGCTTTTATTTTAGCTAAAGAAATTGCTTATAATTATTTAAAAATTTCCGATCGCCTGCTAACTTTTAGCTGGATTAAGTTTGACAATTTTGATCAGGTTTTAAACAATTTTTACGCTTCTTATTTTGCTGGTGCTTTAATATTGCCTAGAAAATTAGTAGTCGATAAAATCAATTCTTTTTTAGAAAATGAAAATCCAAAACCTGAGGAATTTGTTCAATTAATTGAAAGTTTTGAAGTTTCGCCTGAATCTTTTTATCAGCGATTGACTAATTTATTGCCAAAAGATTTTCAATTGAAAAACTTATTCTTTTTAAGATTATCGCATAAAATTGGTTCTGATTTTTATCAAATAAATAAAGAATTACACATCACGCATCAGCAAGAACCGCACGCCAACGAAACTAACGAACATTATTGCAGAAGATGGGTTTCGGTTAAAACAATTGACGAAGCGATCAAACAAAATAAATCTCATTTTTTTGATGCGCAAATATCTAGTTACGCCAATAGCGGAAACGAATATTTGGTTTTTTCATCGGCCACAAAAGATCCTTTTTTGCAAGATACTATTCGGAGTATTTCGGTTGGAATTTTAATCAATCCAACAATGAAAAAGAAGTTTAAATTTATTGAAGGAAAACCTTTAGTGAAAAGAATTGTTGGTGTAACTTGCGAAACTTGCGCTGTTCAGGATTGTTTAGAAAGAGCTGCTCCGCCAATTGTTCTAGAAAGAAAGAAACGTCATGAGAATACCGATTTGGTGGTGCAGCAGTTTATCAATCAATATAGTTAG
- the aceB gene encoding malate synthase A — MKNQLEITETAMEFLAEKKLRYPKIWTEEAIVFITELHRKFESQRKLLLLQREQKQVTFDQGIMPVFIPETKSIREGNWTAGEIPKDLLDRRVEITGPVDRKMIINALNSGAKTFMADFEDSTSPTWQNLMDGQVNLIDAVNKTITFTDLVKQKSYHLNEKIATLIVRPRGLHLPEKHVLVEGNEVSGSLIDFGLYVFHNHKRLLENNSGPYFYIPKLEHYLEARWWNNVIDFTEDYLNLKRGTIKVTVLIETITASFQLDEIIYELKEHIVGLNCGRWDYIFSYIKKFRKNPKFIVPDRDQVNMISPFMNAYSNLVIQRCHKRGIHAIGGMAAQIPIRNNEEANAVAFAKVKTDKEREVRNGHDGTWVAHPDLVSIAKEVFDKGMPTPNQIHIKREHRKITEADLIEPPIGLITENGVRKNINVAVLYLASWLNGQGAAALHNLMEDAATAEISRSQLWQWLQNKVILDNGRKLDLAYYHKLALDEFRKIKEELGEENYEKQQFPLAEKMLERLVVNLHFVDFLTIPCYKYL, encoded by the coding sequence ATGAAAAACCAATTAGAAATTACCGAAACGGCAATGGAATTTTTAGCCGAAAAGAAGCTTCGTTATCCAAAAATCTGGACAGAAGAGGCGATTGTTTTTATAACTGAATTGCATAGAAAATTCGAATCACAGCGAAAACTATTGCTTTTACAGCGCGAACAGAAACAAGTCACTTTTGATCAGGGAATTATGCCGGTTTTTATTCCTGAAACTAAAAGCATCAGAGAAGGAAATTGGACAGCTGGTGAAATTCCGAAAGATTTATTAGACAGAAGAGTAGAAATTACTGGACCAGTTGATCGTAAAATGATTATTAATGCGTTGAATTCCGGAGCGAAAACTTTCATGGCAGATTTTGAAGACAGCACTTCTCCAACTTGGCAAAATTTAATGGACGGACAAGTGAATTTAATCGATGCGGTGAACAAAACAATTACGTTTACCGACTTGGTTAAACAAAAATCATATCATTTAAATGAAAAAATAGCAACGTTAATTGTACGTCCGAGAGGTTTGCATTTGCCGGAAAAACATGTTCTAGTTGAAGGAAATGAAGTTTCGGGTTCTTTGATAGATTTTGGGTTGTATGTTTTTCATAATCATAAACGACTTTTAGAAAACAATTCAGGACCATATTTCTACATTCCGAAATTAGAACATTATCTGGAAGCGCGATGGTGGAATAATGTAATTGATTTTACTGAGGATTATCTGAATCTAAAACGCGGAACTATAAAAGTGACGGTTTTAATTGAAACTATAACGGCAAGTTTTCAGTTAGACGAAATTATTTATGAATTGAAAGAACATATTGTTGGCTTGAACTGCGGACGCTGGGATTACATTTTCTCTTACATCAAAAAGTTCAGAAAAAATCCAAAATTTATTGTTCCAGATCGTGATCAAGTAAATATGATTTCGCCTTTTATGAATGCTTATTCAAATCTGGTAATTCAAAGATGTCATAAAAGAGGAATTCATGCTATTGGCGGAATGGCAGCGCAAATTCCAATCCGAAATAACGAAGAAGCAAATGCAGTCGCTTTCGCGAAAGTAAAAACCGATAAAGAACGTGAAGTTAGAAATGGTCATGACGGAACTTGGGTAGCGCATCCAGATTTAGTTTCAATTGCAAAAGAAGTTTTTGATAAAGGAATGCCGACTCCAAATCAGATTCATATAAAAAGAGAACATCGAAAAATTACGGAAGCCGATTTAATCGAACCGCCAATTGGACTTATAACTGAAAATGGCGTTAGAAAAAATATCAATGTAGCCGTTCTATATCTGGCCTCATGGCTAAACGGACAAGGCGCCGCAGCTTTACACAATTTAATGGAAGATGCTGCAACGGCCGAAATTTCGAGATCACAATTGTGGCAATGGCTTCAGAATAAAGTGATTTTGGATAATGGTCGAAAATTAGATTTGGCTTATTATCACAAATTAGCTTTAGACGAATTCAGAAAAATCAAGGAAGAATTAGGTGAAGAAAACTATGAAAAACAACAGTTTCCATTAGCAGAAAAAATGCTGGAAAGATTAGTGGTAAACCTGCACTTTGTAGATTTTCTAACGATTCCTTGCTATAAGTATTTATAA
- the aceA gene encoding isocitrate lyase yields MKTTEDRIQELINDWITNPRWKGVERPYTASEVVTLQGSYKIEHSISKIGAEKLWRKLKSQDYVAGLGALTGNQAIQEVDAGLEAIYLSGWQVAADANLAGEMYPDQSLYPVNSVPMVVKKINNALLRADQIQTVNNIEDKKDYLVPIVADAEAGFGGNLNAFELMKSMIEAGASGVHFEDQLSSAKKCGHLGGKVLVPTQEAINKLIAARLASDVMGVSTLIVARTDADAANLLTSDADPRDHKFLTGEKTTEGFFYVKNGIDQGIARGLSYAPYADLIWMETSNPDLDYARKFAKAMKKEFPDKMLAYNCSPSFNWAAKLSVAEMETFREDLAAMGYSFQFITLAGFHALNTSMFELSKAYKERGMAGYSELQEREFALQQNGFRAVKHQAFVGTSYFDAVQNTVMLGKSAITAMEHSTEVEQF; encoded by the coding sequence ATGAAAACAACAGAAGACAGAATTCAGGAATTGATTAACGATTGGATTACAAACCCGAGGTGGAAAGGTGTTGAACGTCCTTACACTGCGAGTGAAGTAGTAACGCTTCAAGGGTCTTATAAAATTGAGCATTCTATTTCAAAAATAGGTGCAGAGAAATTATGGAGAAAGTTAAAAAGTCAGGATTATGTTGCGGGTTTGGGAGCGTTGACTGGAAATCAGGCGATTCAGGAAGTTGATGCAGGTTTAGAAGCGATTTATTTAAGCGGATGGCAGGTTGCAGCTGACGCAAATCTGGCGGGAGAAATGTATCCTGACCAATCGCTTTATCCAGTAAACAGCGTTCCGATGGTGGTAAAAAAAATCAACAACGCTTTATTGCGCGCCGATCAGATTCAGACTGTAAATAATATTGAAGATAAAAAAGATTATTTGGTTCCGATTGTGGCCGATGCCGAAGCAGGTTTTGGGGGAAATCTAAATGCTTTCGAATTAATGAAATCTATGATTGAAGCAGGAGCTTCTGGAGTGCATTTTGAAGATCAATTAAGTTCTGCTAAAAAATGTGGGCATCTGGGCGGAAAAGTTTTAGTTCCAACGCAAGAGGCGATTAATAAATTAATTGCAGCGCGTTTGGCTTCAGATGTTATGGGAGTTTCAACTTTAATTGTTGCCAGAACAGATGCCGACGCTGCAAATTTATTGACGAGCGATGCAGATCCAAGAGATCATAAATTCTTAACGGGAGAAAAGACTACTGAAGGTTTCTTCTACGTAAAAAACGGAATCGACCAAGGAATTGCGAGAGGTTTAAGCTACGCGCCTTATGCCGATTTAATTTGGATGGAAACCAGTAATCCAGATTTAGATTATGCGAGAAAATTTGCAAAAGCAATGAAAAAAGAATTCCCAGATAAAATGCTGGCGTATAATTGTTCTCCATCTTTTAATTGGGCAGCAAAATTATCTGTTGCTGAAATGGAAACATTTAGAGAAGATTTGGCCGCAATGGGATACAGTTTCCAATTCATCACTTTGGCAGGATTCCACGCTTTGAACACAAGTATGTTTGAATTGTCTAAAGCCTACAAAGAACGAGGAATGGCTGGTTATTCTGAATTGCAGGAAAGAGAATTTGCTTTACAGCAAAATGGATTTAGAGCGGTAAAACATCAAGCTTTCGTTGGGACTTCTTATTTCGACGCTGTTCAAAATACAGTAATGTTAGGAAAATCAGCAATAACTGCAATGGAACATTCTACTGAGGTTGAGCAATTTTAA
- a CDS encoding Crp/Fnr family transcriptional regulator produces the protein MALILENIAKHVSLTPEEQALFLSKLETHTYKAKTLLLNAGEVCKHSYFVNSGILRSFNINDNIVEHVLSFACEGWWMSDMYSYFSQKPGQLFIEVLEEAEVVSLSKENQEQLYLEIPKLERFFRILIENSLVANQQRLMDNLSLPAEERFEKFTKKYGTLVHKVPQKQIASFIGVTPEFFSKMKARLLKK, from the coding sequence ATGGCATTAATTCTTGAAAACATTGCTAAACACGTTTCTCTGACACCAGAAGAACAAGCACTTTTTTTATCTAAATTAGAAACTCATACATACAAAGCCAAAACGCTTTTATTAAATGCTGGAGAAGTCTGTAAACATTCTTATTTTGTGAACTCAGGAATTTTACGAAGCTTCAATATTAACGATAATATTGTGGAGCATGTTTTATCGTTTGCCTGCGAAGGCTGGTGGATGAGCGATATGTATAGTTATTTTTCGCAAAAACCAGGTCAGCTTTTTATTGAGGTTTTAGAAGAAGCTGAAGTTGTTTCTTTATCCAAAGAAAATCAGGAACAATTGTATCTTGAAATCCCAAAACTGGAACGCTTTTTCAGAATTTTAATTGAAAACTCTTTAGTTGCCAACCAACAGCGATTAATGGATAACTTGAGTTTGCCTGCGGAAGAACGTTTTGAAAAATTCACAAAAAAATACGGAACATTGGTTCACAAAGTTCCTCAAAAACAAATCGCTTCTTTCATTGGTGTAACACCAGAATTCTTCAGTAAAATGAAAGCTAGACTTTTGAAAAAGTAA
- a CDS encoding DUF6370 family protein, whose protein sequence is MKNIILATFLFIGIAVQAQSKKKFDKPTIVEASCGECKFGMKGKSCDLAIRIDGKSYFVDGTKIDEHGDAHAEDGFCNAIRKASVTGEIKGNRFIATSFTLIDDKK, encoded by the coding sequence ATGAAAAATATAATATTAGCAACTTTCCTTTTTATTGGAATTGCGGTACAAGCTCAGTCTAAAAAGAAATTTGACAAACCAACAATCGTAGAAGCTTCTTGCGGAGAATGTAAATTTGGGATGAAAGGTAAAAGCTGTGATTTAGCCATTCGTATTGATGGAAAATCGTATTTTGTTGATGGAACAAAAATTGACGAACATGGTGACGCACATGCCGAAGACGGATTCTGCAATGCTATCAGAAAAGCTTCTGTTACTGGCGAAATCAAAGGAAACCGATTTATAGCAACTTCATTTACCTTAATCGACGATAAAAAATAA